ATGGAGCTACCGCATGATACCATCGCTCTAGTACGCCTTTTTTTCTTGGATCCTTAGGATCAAAATTTATTCCAGATTTAGCACCTCCAATTGGAGGACCTGATACTGTAAATTTAACTTCCATAGTTTTTGCTAATGACAAAACTTCATTAACATCTAGACCTTCTCTCATACGTGTTCCGCCACCAGCAGCTCCACCTCTAAGAGAATTTATAACCGTCCAACCCTCTGCTTCTGTTTCCGCATCTTTCCAATGGAATACAATTTCTGGTTGTTTATTCTCGTATATCGCTAGTAAATCTTTCATGTATGTAATTTTTAAAAAAAAATAATGTGACTTTTAATTAGTTACTTATAAAATAGTATCCGAAAAACTAAAATGAATATCCCCCTAAGGGGTTACTGTTGCCTCATAATTTTATTTTAAAAAAAAATTAATTTGATAGATGTAGCAAATATAAAAATAATGAAACGCAAAAAAAGCATTTAACACAAACTAAACACGATTTTTTTGAGTATTTTAAAGGCTTCAAACTATACTTATGAAATTCTTTGCTTTGAAAGGTTTTTTTTAATCATATAACAATAATCAGTTATATTTGCAGTAGTTTTTTAATTATATCGTAATTATATGGATTTTACATTATCAGAAGAACAATTAATGATTCAACAAGCGGCTAGAGATTTTGCTCAAAATGAATTACTGCCAGGAGTTATAGAAAGAGATGAAGAGCAAAAATTCCCAAAAGAACAAATTAAAAAACTAGGCGAGCTTGGGTTTTTAGGTATGATGGTTGACCCAAAATACGGAGGGAGCGGACTTGACACCTTATCTTATGCTATTGCCATGGAGGAGCTTTCTAAAATTGATGCTTCGGCCTCTGTAGTTGTTTCTGTAAACAATTCTTTAGTTTGTTGGGGATTAGAAATGTTTGCAAACGAAGAACAAAAACAAAAATACCTTACCAAATTGGCTACCGGCGAAATGATCGGTGCTTTTTGCTTATCTGAACCTGAAGCTGGCAGTGATGCAACATCGCAAAAAACAACCGCTATAGACAAAGGAGATCACTACCTATTAAATGGAACCAAAAACTGGATCACAAACGGTAGTACCGCGGGAGTTTATTTAGTGATTGCCCAAACAGATATTGAAAAAGGCCACAAAGGTATTAACGCCCTTATTGTAGAAAAAGGCACCCCAGGATTTGAAATTGGCCCTAAAGAAAATAAACTAGGTATTAGAGGTAGCGACACGCATTCTTTAATGTTTAATGATGTAAAAGTACCTAAAGAAAATAGAATTGGTGAAGATGGTTTTGGCTTTAAATTTGCAATGAAAACCTTGAGCGGAGGAAGAATTGGCATTGCAGCACAAGCATTAGGTATTGCAGCAGGAGCTTACGAACTTGCGCTTAAATATTCAAAAGAACGCAAATCTTTTGGTACAGAAATATGCAACCACCAAGCAATAGCCTTTAAATTGGCAGATATGCATACCGAAATTGAGGCTGCTCGTTTGTTAGTTTACAAAGCTGCATTAGACAAAGACAACGGGAAAAACTACGACCTGTCTAGCGCTATGGCAAAACTATACGCATCAAAAGTAGCTATGGATACCACCGTAGAAGCGGTTCAAATTCACGGAGGAAATGGTTTCGTAAAAGATTACCATGTAGAACGATTAATGAGAGATGCTAAAATCACTCAAATCTATGAAGGAACATCAGAAATACAAAAAATAGTCATTTCAAGAAGTATTATTAGCAAGTAAAAATTATTTTAAACACAAAACACCCCTATATAATTAGGGGTGTTTTTATTTTTAAAGGCATTTTACAACAAACACCCCTCCTTAAATCACATTAAATAACAAGTAATCATTATTTTAAAAGTCGTTACCCCTTAAAAAACAAGGTACACCTCCCTGCAACTTACTAAATTATCATAATCTTAAATTAACATCACCTTAAGGTCAATTATGATTATATTTTAATGTTTTATTCCAAACGATGTTTTTTTTGTTACATAACACAATAAGAGGTATGAATAATTCAATAAAAATGATATTTTTGAGGAAATACAATAATTTATGGCGTTGAAAAAGCAAGGGTTATACCTACCGGAATTTGAGCATGATAACTGTGGTGCAGGTTTTATATGCAGTCTTAAAGGAAAGAAGTCTAATGATATAATCCATAAAGCACTTGAGATTCTAGAGAAACTAGAGCACCGTGGTGCAGTAAGCTCGGATGGTAAAACAGGTGATGGTGCAGGAATATTAATTGATATCCCTCATGATTTTTTCCAAGAAGTTTGCAACTTTGAACTACCAGCTGCTGGAGAATATGCTACCGGAAATATTTTTCTACCTCAAAAAGACAATCAAAGAGATTTTTGTATTTCAGTTTTCGAAGAAAATATAAAAAAACAAGGCTTAAAACTTCTAGGCTGGAGAGATGTTCCTGTAAACAAATCTGTTCCTGGACGAATTGCTATGGAAACAGAGCCGTTTGTAAAACAAATATTTGTTGCTAAAGAAAATTCAGCGCAAACTTTTTTCGATTTTAATTTAAAGCTGTACATCGCCAGAAAAACTACAGAACACACTATAATTGACTCTAAGTTATCAGAAAGTAAATTTTTCTATGTACCTAGCTTGTCAACAAAAATTATCATATTTAAAGGCTTATTAATGCCTGAAGACATTAGTCTTTACTACAAAGATTTAATGGATCCTAGGGTAGTAACAAGGCTTGCTCTTGTACACCAACGTTTTTCTACGAACACATTCCCTACTTGGGATTTGGCACAACCGTTTAGGTACATGTGTCATAACGGAGAGATAAACACCTTAAGAGGTAATGTTACCCGTATGCGTTCTCGTGAAGAATTACTTAAGAGTGATTTCTTTGGCGACGAAATAAAAAATATTATCCCTATAATTCTTCCAGGAAAGTCAGATTCTGCAACTATGGATATGGTTGTTGAATTATTATTGATGACTGGACGCTCATTACCTGAAGTAATGATGATCTTAGTTCCTGAAGCTTGGGAGAAAAATCCTGACATGTCTGAAGCTAAAAGAGCTTTTTATGAATATAACTCTTGTTTATCTGAACCATGGGATGGCCCAGCGTCAATTCCGTTTACAGATGGAAACTATATTGGAGCTGTATTAGACAGAAATGGACTAAGACCTTCTCGATACACCGTAACTAAAGATGGTAATGTTATCATGTCTTCTGAAACTGGTGTTGTAGATATTGAACCAGAAAACATTGAAATGCATGGTCGTTTAGAGCCAGGCAAAATGTTTTTGGTAAATATGGAGGAAGGCCGTATTGTAAATGACGAAGAAATAAAAGAAGAAATTGCGAATAGACATCCTTATAAAAAATGGCTAGATAAAAATTTAGTCCACCTTAAAGATATTCCTTATAATGATTGTCCATTATTTTTAAATGAAGCATCATTAGCTAAGAGAAAAGCAACTTTTGGATACACGTTAGAAGATATAAATACGATTATTCTTCCTATGGGAAAAACGGCAAAAGAACCTCTAGGTTCTATGGGTAGTGATACTCCTATTGCCATATTATCCGAACGTCCTCAATTAATCTATAATTACTTTAAACAGTTATTCGCTCAAGTTACGAATCCTCCATTAGACGGTATTCGCGAAGAGTTAATTACAGATATTAGTTTAACATTAGGTAGCGATCATAATATTTTTGATTTTACAGAACTTCATTGTCGTAAATTAAAAATTCAGAATCCTGTTATTTCTAAAGAGGATTTAGATAAGATTAAAAACTACGATGCTAGTCCAGATTATAAAGTAACGTCAATTCCCATTTTATATGAAGTAAGTAAAGGGAATAACGGACTTGAAGACGCTCTTCAAGATATGCTTAACCAAGCTAGTAAAGCTATTGATGAGGGTACAAATATTATTATCCTTTCTGATAGAAATGTTAGCGAGAAATTAGCACCAATTCCTGCACTTTTAGCATGTTCATTTGTTAATAGCGGTTTACAAAGACTTAAAAAAAGGTCTAAACTAAGCGTTATTATTGAGTCTGCAGAACCAAGAGAAGTACATCACTTTGCTTTATTATTTGGTTTTGGAGCAAGTGCTATTAACCCTTATTTGGTTAACGAAATTATTGCAGAACAAATAGAAGAACACGACATTACTGAGTTTACAAAAGAAGAGGCTATTAGAAATTACAACAAAGCTGTTGGAAAAGGCATCTTAAAAGTAATGAACAAAATAGGAATCTCTACCTTAAACTCTTACAGAGGCTCGCAATTATTTGAATGTATAGGAATTAACACGAAAGTTGTTGAGAAATATTTTCCAAATACAGCGACAAGGATTCAAGGTATCGGACTTTACGAAATTGAAAAAGAAATTGCTAAACGCCACCAGACCGCGTTTACCAACAAACATATTGCCGCCAACTTAGACCTAGAAATGGGTGGTGAGTACCGATGGAGAAGAGATGGAGAAAAACACATGTTCAATCCATTATCTATTGCTAAACTGCAACAGTCTGTTCGTAATAATGAGCCAGAATCTTACAAGGAATTTGCTAAGATGGTGAATGAGCAGTCTAAAAGTTTAATGACAATTAGAGGTTTGTTTGAATTCTCTAACTACGATCCTATTCCTTTAGATGAAGTTGAACCTTGGACAGAAATTGTAAAACGTTTTAAAACGGGTGCAATGTCTTATGGCTCTATTAGTAAGGAAGCTCATGAGAACTTAGCCATCGCTATGAATAGAATTGGCGGAAAAAGTAATTCTGGTGAAGGAGGAGAAGATGCGGAACGTTTTTACAAAAATTCTACTGGAGATTGGAAAAACAGTGCTATAAAACAAGTAGCGTCAGGTAGGTTTGGAGTAACCTCTAACTACTTAACGAATGCTTCAGAGATACAAATAAAAATGGCACAAGGTGCCAAACCAGGAGAAGGTGGTCAATTACCCGGTGCAAAAGTAAATCCATCAATTGCTAAGACTAGAAATTCTACGCCTTATGTTGGTTTAATTTCGCCACCACCCCATCATGATATTTATTCTATTGAAGATTTATCACAATTAATTTTCGATTTAAAGTCTGCCAATAGAGAAGCACGTATTAATGTAAAACTTGTTTCCGAAGTTGGTGTTGGTACTGTTGCTGCAGGAGTTTCTAAAGCAAAAGCAGATGTAATTTTAATCTCTGGTTTTGATGGTGGTACAGGAGCATCTCCTTTAACCTCTTTAAAACATTGTGGCTTACCATGGGAACTTGGTATAGCAGAAGCCCAACAAACTTTAGTAATGAACGATCTTAGAAATAGAATTGTTCTAGAATGCGATGGTCAATTAAAAACAGGTCGTGATGTTGCTGTAGCTTGCTTATTAGGTGCAGAAGAATTTGGTTTCGCAACAGCGCCCTTAGTAGCCTCTGGTTGTATTATGATGCGTGTATGTCACTTAAATACATGCCCAGTAGGGATTGCAACCCAAAATCCGGATTTGAGAAAAAAATTCAAAGGGAAACCGGAGCATGTTGTAAACTATATGTATTTTGTAGCACAAGAACTGAGAGAGATTATGGCTCAGTTAGGCTTTAGAACCATTAATGAAATGGTAGGTCAAGTACAGAAACTGGACAGAAATAAAGCTATTGATCATTATAAAGCAGCAGGAATAGATTTAACTCCTATTCTATATAAGGTTGATGTACCTGCGGGAACTAAATTTTACAATACACAAAAACAACAACACCATATAGAAGAATCTATTGAGTTTGATATTATTGCAAAAGCTCACCCAGCTCTTTTTAGAAAAGAAAAGATGAGTATTGATTATCCTATCAAAAATACAGATAGAGCGGTTGGAGCTATTATTAGTAACGAGATTTCGAAAATTTATGGTGCTGAAGGTTTACCTGAAAACACTTTAAAACTAAATTTCACAGGTTCTGCTGGTCAAAGTTTTGGCGCATTTAGTACCAAAGGAATTACGATGATTGTTAACGGTAACACCAATGATTACCTCGGAAAAGGTTTATCTGGAGCTAAATTAATCATTAAGGTTCCTGGTAAAGCAACATTTAAACCAGAAGAGAATGTTATCACCGGAAATGTAACCCTTTATGGAGCTACTTCTGGAGAGGCGTATATAAATGGTAAAGCAGGAGAACGTTTTTGTGTACGTAACTCTGGCGCAAAAGCTGTAGTAGAAGGTATTGGAGATCACGGTTGTGAATATATGACAGGAGGTATCGCTGTTATCTTAGGAGAAGTTGGTCGTAATTTCGGCGCAGGTATGAGTGGCGGTGTTGCTTATATCTATGACAAGAATAAAACCTTTGAGAAAAACTGCAATAAAGAGGCACTAAACTTACTACCTGTTGATGAAGATAAAGATATTGCTGAATTAAGAGCATTGATTGAAAATCACTACAACGCAACTTTTAGTCCACTTGCACAGCGTATATTAGAGAAATGGGAAGAAGCACTTCCGCTATTCACTAAAATATTACCTGAAGAATACAAACAAGCATTAATTCGTTTAGAAAAAGAAAAATTAGAAACTATATAAATCGAAACTATGGGTAAGATTACAGGATTTTTAGAATTCGATAGAAAAGTTGAAGCATATGCTCCAGTTGAGGAACGTATAAAAAATTATAAAGAATTTACAGAGCCGCTTGATTCTAAAGAAATGAAGGATCAAGGCGCTAGATGTATGGATTGTGGTATTCCTTTTTGCCATAGTGGCTGTCCTTTAGGAAACTTAATTCCTGATTTTAACGATGCCGTGTATCGTGGGAAATGGGAAAAAGCAGCAACCATCTTACATTCTACTAATAACTTTCCAGAATTTACAGGCCGCTTATGTCCTGCTCCATGCGAAGAAGCTTGTGTGTTAGGCATTAACGAAGATCCTGTTACAATAGAAAATATTGAAAAGAATATTGTGGAAACTGCTTTTGAAAAAGGATGGATTATAGCTAATCCTCCTGAAACAAGAACAGGAAAAACTGTTGCTGTAATTGGCTCTGGTCCTTCTGGACTAGCTGCTGCGCAACAATTAAACCGCGCAGGTCATTTAGTTACCGTTTTTGAAAGAGATCAAAAAGTTGGTGGATTAATGCGTTATGGTATTCCAGACTTTAAAATGGAAAAAAATGTTATCGATCGAAGAGTTAAAGTTCTTGAAGAGGAAGGCATTATTTTTAAAACTGGTGTTCATATTGGCGTTGATATAAAGGCTGATGCTCTGAAAAATGATTTTGATGCACTCGTTTTATGTGGAGGCGCTACTGTTAGAAGAAGTCTTCCAATAGAAGGCTCTGATTTAAAAGGAGTTGTACAAGCAATGGATTTCTTAGCACAGAATAATAGACGTGTAGATGGCATAACAGACTTAGGAGAAGAGATAAAGGCTACAGGCAAAGATGTTGTGGTTATTGGTGGTGGAGATACGGGTTCTGATTGTATCGGAACTTCTATTAGACATGGTGCTAATTCTGTTTCTAACTTTGAGATTATGTCAAAAGGAACTCCAGAAAGACCAGAAGACCAACCTTGGCCATTTTGGCCAATGCGTTTACGTACAAGTTCTTCTCACAAAGAAGGTGCAGAACGTTTCTTTAGTATTTCTACCAAGAAATTTGTGGGAGATAAAGACGGCAACCTAAAAGGTTTGATCACTTCTGAAGTAGAATGGATCAAAGAACCTGGCAAAAGACCACTTTTAAAAGAGGTTGAAGGCACAGAAAAAGAGTGGAAATGTAATCTAGTTTTATTAGCCTTAGGATTTACAGGTTCAGAGATGACTATCGCAGATCAACTTGGCCTGCAAGCGGACCCTAGAACTAATATAAAGGCAACAGCTAAAGATTATATGACAAATGTTCCTGGAGTATTTGTTGCAGGAGATCAGCGAAGAGGACAATCCTTAATCGTTTGGGCTATTTCTGAAGGAAGACAAGCTGCCTATCATATAGATACGTATTTAATGGGAACTACATCTGCCTTACCTCTAAAAGGTGAAGGAGATTTACCTAGAATCTAATTACATACATAGCAAACTATATAAACACCCTTTAAGATTTAGTTCTTAAAGGGTGTTTTAATACAACAAAACTCCAAAAGCTTTACAGCCTTTGGAGTTTAAACATAACTAACAAAATAAATAATAAACTCTTATCTCCTATTGAAAGGCATAGGTTGTCATTCTAAAACTAGGATCTGCCGCACTGGTAAATGTGAATATGGCACTCCCTGTAAAAGGTTGAACTCTAAAAATTTCTTCTTTTACATATAAGCCTTCCGTATTTAAGAGTGCCTCATCTAAACTTGCGAAAAGAGGAGCAAATGAAGGAATATCCCAACCATTATCACTTAAAATTAACTTTCCATTCAAATTTTCATACGTAACAAAATGAGACACTGTTCCTGCAAACGAACCGTCCGAAGTATTTGCCAACCCATAACCAACAGAATTTACAACAGGATCTCCATCTATATTAAAATTAAGTACAGCTGTTGAAAGAGTATAACCAAAAGGAGCTAATTGAACGTTTATTTCATCGATACTTTTTCTGAAATTAATGGAAGAAGTATTCGTACTGTATAAATTTTCAGTAAAAAAACCATACCTATTTACCGCACTTACCACTAGTAAATTATCATCGGTAGGATTAGAAGGCGCATCCAAGAATGCGATCTCTGCCATATTTCCAGAGCCTAGGTCTGCTATAAACTTATCAGCCTCTACGTTGTATGTAAACTCAGAAATTTCTTGCCCCTTAATCTCAAGAGGCGGACTCACCGTAAAACCTTTTTCATTATAAGCGATCCCAAAAGAATAGGAATCAGAATCATTTGAAATAGCAATGAATCTTCTATTTACATTCAATGAAAAATCAAAAACCTCTGTAGTTCCTTCAATAGTAACAATAACATTTTGATACACAGATTTTTCTGAATCTGTTAACTCCCTAGCAATATTCCTGCTATCAATAATATTTTGAACTTCATTAGGAGCTGCTTTCGTAAAGCGCAACTCTTCTTGGGTTCTATTGGTTCTAAAGATTAAATCTCCTGTAGTCTCGTCAATACCATAATATAAAAACTCAAAATCTCCTAAATATCCCTCACCCAATAAATCTGAATCTGGAGGATTAGCAGAGTCTGATAATTTATGAATATCATTCTTAGTGGTAAATGACAATTTGATGGTACTCCCTAAAACAACATCATATTTACTTTTGGTAACCGTAAAATCATCATCAAAATCTGAGGTCATTTCTACCGTTTCATCATCTAAAAAATTAAAAAAGAATGTAAAACCTCCTAACTCTTCTGGGCTAGTAAAATAAACAGCTTTCCAACCCGTCTCAGAAGACTGTAGTGCTGTTTTTAACTCTTGCTTTTGAGCATTTGTTCTTTCCGCGGGACTTTCATTAAAAACCTCAGAATTCTCTTCATCTGAGCAATTTATCAGAAAAAGACTCAGGAGCACTACTAATAAATTAGGTATTATATATTTACTTTTTTTCATAATGATCTCTAATTATTTATAACTTCTTGTGTATTTCTAGCCGTTACCTCCTGTAATTCGTAGATATTTATATCCCATTGCTTAATAAAATAATCAGCTACAATTACCTCTTTACTTCTAATACTATTCCTAGCATCTTCATCAGTTATCCCATCAATTATAGCATTATATTCCTCATTAGAATTGATCAACATAAAGTTTACCATTTCAGCAAAATCCTCCACAACACTACTCCTAGCGTAATCAGAAATAAAACCTAATTCTCTAGCATCTGCAATACTCGTATTAAACCATTGGCCAGTGTATTCTGATGGGGTAATCTCCCCGAACCCGTCTTCATTAAAAGGAATTGTTTGATTTAAAATATGACAATATTCGTGTTGAATCGTAGATAAAAAACGCGTAATGTTTGCTTTATCAGAAACATCTACCAAATCTGTTTCAAACAGCGTAATACGTTTACCACCCTCTGCAAGACCTAAAAGAATAGTCCCAGATTGGTTATAATTTCGCCCACCCACTAACAACAATTGTCTAGGTGCTACTAACTTTACAAAATTAGTTCCTCCAACTTCCGAATAAGAGTCTAACCATATTTTCTCTACAACTTCTAGAACCGGCTGTACATTTTGCTCAACTGGCGGAAATAAAAACCTATTATTATCTACCACATTTTCATTCCATTTATAAAGCACATCAATATTATATGCAGAAACATAATTGGTTCTAATATAGGAGTCTAATACGGAAAGTTTAGGGGTACTAGTATCTAAAGCACTACCTTCAAAAGAATCTTCTTCCGAACAAGAGCTCAAAATAATAATGGCAATTACAGCTATTAAATAAGCACATGCATTTGCCAATTTTATATCTTTTTTATTTTTAATATTCATTTTCTTAAATTTTAATAGTTAGCGTGGATTTTGTTCTAAACCTCTTTCTAATGCAAAATTTGGAATCTGCAATTGACGCCTATTATCTCCTTTTTCTAAAATTAAATCGTCTTCTCCGATAATCAAATGTGTAACTTCTAAATCAAACCTTCTTACATCAAACCATCTTAGTCCTTCATGATAAAACTCTCTTCTTTTTAACTCTGCTATTGCCTTAATGAAAGCAGATTGCTCACTATTTAGTTGATAAAAAGGAGTATATTCATTTAAATCTGTAGAAAAAATAGCTACAACATCTTCCTTAATTAACGTATCTGTACTTGCGTCATACCCCTCTGTCCGTAACGAATAAAAGGTGTTGATGTCTTGCAGAGCAGCGTCATAATCACCTTGCATTGCATAAGCCTCTGCCCGATTTAACAAAACTTCATCTGTAGAAAACAAGACCAGTCCAACATACGGATTACCTATTCCGGCACTTATATTTGTAACTCTAAAAAATTCATCAAATTTTGGAAGATTATACACCGATTCGTTTCCAAAAACACCATAAGTCCAGCTTTTTCCAAAAATATTACCAGAAAAAAACAACTCATTAGCTTTATCAATACCAAGCCCAAAATTATTGCTAGCAAACAATCGAGCATATAAAGAGTTTGCCGAAACCACTAATAAATTTGCTTGATCAGAACTACTCGCATACAATGCTGTTCTTTCAGAATATTCAAGTGCAGCATACGTACCCAAATAATCTCTTAGCTGTGCTTGAGGGTTTGTAACAACCATTGAACTGTATTGAATAACCTTATCCCATTCTCCTTTAAATAAATAAAATCTAGTTGCAAAAGCATAACCAGCTTCTGGTGTAAAATGAAATACAGGTTCTTCATATTCATTCGTAACCAATCCTAGGCCCTCTAATAAATCTCTTTCAATAAAGTCATAGATTTCCTGAACACTATTTCTAGAATAAGTAACAATAAAATTCTCTTCAGGCTCTAAAATATAAG
This genomic stretch from Cellulophaga algicola DSM 14237 harbors:
- a CDS encoding glutamate synthase subunit beta encodes the protein MGKITGFLEFDRKVEAYAPVEERIKNYKEFTEPLDSKEMKDQGARCMDCGIPFCHSGCPLGNLIPDFNDAVYRGKWEKAATILHSTNNFPEFTGRLCPAPCEEACVLGINEDPVTIENIEKNIVETAFEKGWIIANPPETRTGKTVAVIGSGPSGLAAAQQLNRAGHLVTVFERDQKVGGLMRYGIPDFKMEKNVIDRRVKVLEEEGIIFKTGVHIGVDIKADALKNDFDALVLCGGATVRRSLPIEGSDLKGVVQAMDFLAQNNRRVDGITDLGEEIKATGKDVVVIGGGDTGSDCIGTSIRHGANSVSNFEIMSKGTPERPEDQPWPFWPMRLRTSSSHKEGAERFFSISTKKFVGDKDGNLKGLITSEVEWIKEPGKRPLLKEVEGTEKEWKCNLVLLALGFTGSEMTIADQLGLQADPRTNIKATAKDYMTNVPGVFVAGDQRRGQSLIVWAISEGRQAAYHIDTYLMGTTSALPLKGEGDLPRI
- a CDS encoding acyl-CoA dehydrogenase, whose protein sequence is MDFTLSEEQLMIQQAARDFAQNELLPGVIERDEEQKFPKEQIKKLGELGFLGMMVDPKYGGSGLDTLSYAIAMEELSKIDASASVVVSVNNSLVCWGLEMFANEEQKQKYLTKLATGEMIGAFCLSEPEAGSDATSQKTTAIDKGDHYLLNGTKNWITNGSTAGVYLVIAQTDIEKGHKGINALIVEKGTPGFEIGPKENKLGIRGSDTHSLMFNDVKVPKENRIGEDGFGFKFAMKTLSGGRIGIAAQALGIAAGAYELALKYSKERKSFGTEICNHQAIAFKLADMHTEIEAARLLVYKAALDKDNGKNYDLSSAMAKLYASKVAMDTTVEAVQIHGGNGFVKDYHVERLMRDAKITQIYEGTSEIQKIVISRSIISK
- the gltB gene encoding glutamate synthase large subunit, with the translated sequence MALKKQGLYLPEFEHDNCGAGFICSLKGKKSNDIIHKALEILEKLEHRGAVSSDGKTGDGAGILIDIPHDFFQEVCNFELPAAGEYATGNIFLPQKDNQRDFCISVFEENIKKQGLKLLGWRDVPVNKSVPGRIAMETEPFVKQIFVAKENSAQTFFDFNLKLYIARKTTEHTIIDSKLSESKFFYVPSLSTKIIIFKGLLMPEDISLYYKDLMDPRVVTRLALVHQRFSTNTFPTWDLAQPFRYMCHNGEINTLRGNVTRMRSREELLKSDFFGDEIKNIIPIILPGKSDSATMDMVVELLLMTGRSLPEVMMILVPEAWEKNPDMSEAKRAFYEYNSCLSEPWDGPASIPFTDGNYIGAVLDRNGLRPSRYTVTKDGNVIMSSETGVVDIEPENIEMHGRLEPGKMFLVNMEEGRIVNDEEIKEEIANRHPYKKWLDKNLVHLKDIPYNDCPLFLNEASLAKRKATFGYTLEDINTIILPMGKTAKEPLGSMGSDTPIAILSERPQLIYNYFKQLFAQVTNPPLDGIREELITDISLTLGSDHNIFDFTELHCRKLKIQNPVISKEDLDKIKNYDASPDYKVTSIPILYEVSKGNNGLEDALQDMLNQASKAIDEGTNIIILSDRNVSEKLAPIPALLACSFVNSGLQRLKKRSKLSVIIESAEPREVHHFALLFGFGASAINPYLVNEIIAEQIEEHDITEFTKEEAIRNYNKAVGKGILKVMNKIGISTLNSYRGSQLFECIGINTKVVEKYFPNTATRIQGIGLYEIEKEIAKRHQTAFTNKHIAANLDLEMGGEYRWRRDGEKHMFNPLSIAKLQQSVRNNEPESYKEFAKMVNEQSKSLMTIRGLFEFSNYDPIPLDEVEPWTEIVKRFKTGAMSYGSISKEAHENLAIAMNRIGGKSNSGEGGEDAERFYKNSTGDWKNSAIKQVASGRFGVTSNYLTNASEIQIKMAQGAKPGEGGQLPGAKVNPSIAKTRNSTPYVGLISPPPHHDIYSIEDLSQLIFDLKSANREARINVKLVSEVGVGTVAAGVSKAKADVILISGFDGGTGASPLTSLKHCGLPWELGIAEAQQTLVMNDLRNRIVLECDGQLKTGRDVAVACLLGAEEFGFATAPLVASGCIMMRVCHLNTCPVGIATQNPDLRKKFKGKPEHVVNYMYFVAQELREIMAQLGFRTINEMVGQVQKLDRNKAIDHYKAAGIDLTPILYKVDVPAGTKFYNTQKQQHHIEESIEFDIIAKAHPALFRKEKMSIDYPIKNTDRAVGAIISNEISKIYGAEGLPENTLKLNFTGSAGQSFGAFSTKGITMIVNGNTNDYLGKGLSGAKLIIKVPGKATFKPEENVITGNVTLYGATSGEAYINGKAGERFCVRNSGAKAVVEGIGDHGCEYMTGGIAVILGEVGRNFGAGMSGGVAYIYDKNKTFEKNCNKEALNLLPVDEDKDIAELRALIENHYNATFSPLAQRILEKWEEALPLFTKILPEEYKQALIRLEKEKLETI
- a CDS encoding DUF4302 domain-containing protein, which encodes MKKSKYIIPNLLVVLLSLFLINCSDEENSEVFNESPAERTNAQKQELKTALQSSETGWKAVYFTSPEELGGFTFFFNFLDDETVEMTSDFDDDFTVTKSKYDVVLGSTIKLSFTTKNDIHKLSDSANPPDSDLLGEGYLGDFEFLYYGIDETTGDLIFRTNRTQEELRFTKAAPNEVQNIIDSRNIARELTDSEKSVYQNVIVTIEGTTEVFDFSLNVNRRFIAISNDSDSYSFGIAYNEKGFTVSPPLEIKGQEISEFTYNVEADKFIADLGSGNMAEIAFLDAPSNPTDDNLLVVSAVNRYGFFTENLYSTNTSSINFRKSIDEINVQLAPFGYTLSTAVLNFNIDGDPVVNSVGYGLANTSDGSFAGTVSHFVTYENLNGKLILSDNGWDIPSFAPLFASLDEALLNTEGLYVKEEIFRVQPFTGSAIFTFTSAADPSFRMTTYAFQ
- a CDS encoding substrate import-associated zinc metallohydrolase lipoprotein, whose translation is MNIKNKKDIKLANACAYLIAVIAIIILSSCSEEDSFEGSALDTSTPKLSVLDSYIRTNYVSAYNIDVLYKWNENVVDNNRFLFPPVEQNVQPVLEVVEKIWLDSYSEVGGTNFVKLVAPRQLLLVGGRNYNQSGTILLGLAEGGKRITLFETDLVDVSDKANITRFLSTIQHEYCHILNQTIPFNEDGFGEITPSEYTGQWFNTSIADARELGFISDYARSSVVEDFAEMVNFMLINSNEEYNAIIDGITDEDARNSIRSKEVIVADYFIKQWDINIYELQEVTARNTQEVINN
- a CDS encoding RagB/SusD family nutrient uptake outer membrane protein; its protein translation is MKKLYTTKVGILIFLAFLATSCEDYLSEIPDNRTEIDSPEKISELLVIAYPEANYMDFAETMSDNVSDKNDDLPSELNLANYRWEDIDVNNLDYRVGYWNACYKAIAQANQALASIEELGDLKSLAPQKGEALLARAYGHFMLVNLWAKHYDPATAATDKGIPYILEPEENFIVTYSRNSVQEIYDFIERDLLEGLGLVTNEYEEPVFHFTPEAGYAFATRFYLFKGEWDKVIQYSSMVVTNPQAQLRDYLGTYAALEYSERTALYASSSDQANLLVVSANSLYARLFASNNFGLGIDKANELFFSGNIFGKSWTYGVFGNESVYNLPKFDEFFRVTNISAGIGNPYVGLVLFSTDEVLLNRAEAYAMQGDYDAALQDINTFYSLRTEGYDASTDTLIKEDVVAIFSTDLNEYTPFYQLNSEQSAFIKAIAELKRREFYHEGLRWFDVRRFDLEVTHLIIGEDDLILEKGDNRRQLQIPNFALERGLEQNPR